From the Acidimicrobiales bacterium genome, the window TGCAAGGTCATCCGCCGCCACGGGCGGGTCATGGTGATCTGCGACAACCCGCGCCACAAGCAGCGGCAGGGCTAGCGATGGCACGCATCGCCGGAGTGGACATCCCGCGGGAGAAGCGGCTCGAGATCGCCCTCACCTACATCTACGGCATCGGGCTCTCGACCGCCCAGCAGATCTGCGCGGCGACGGGGATCAGCCTCGACACGCGCGTGCGCGACCTCACCGACGAGGAGGTCGCGACGCTGCGCACCTACATCGACCAGCACCTCAAGGTCGAGGGCGACCTGCGACGCGACGTCGCCCAGGACATCAAGCGGAAGATGGAGATCGGCTCCTACCAGGGCCTGCGGCACCGCCGCGGGCTCCCCGTGCGTGGCCAGCGCACGCACACGAACGCCCGGACCCGCAAGGGGCCGAAGAAGACGGTCGCCGGCAAGAAGAAGGTGCGCAAGTAGTGGGCGCCTCGCCTGCCGGCGGCGTGCTGCGAGCGCTGGGGCTCGCCCGCGCGCTCGACGGGGAGGTTTGATGGCGAAGACGACGAAGCCAGGCGGGCGCCGTCCGCGTCGGCGCGAGCGGAAGAACGTCGCGCACGGCGTCGCCCACATCAAGAGCTCCTTCAACAACACCATCGTGTCGATCACCGACCACGAGGGGAACGTCATCGCCTGGGCATCCGCCGGCAACGTGGGCTTCAAGGGCTCGCGCAAGTCGACGCCCTTCGCCGCCCAGATGGCGGCCGAGCAGTGCGCCCGGCGGGCGATGGAGCACGGGGTGCGGCGCGTCGACGTGCTCGTGCGCGGCCCGGGCTCCGGGCGCGAGACGGCGGTGCGCTCGCTCGCGGCCACGGGCATCGAGGTGACCGGCATCAAGGACGTCACGCCCATCCCGCACAACGGGTGCCGCCCGAAGAAGCGGCGCCGGGTCTAGGCGGCGGAGGAGGAGGATGGCCCGCTACACGGGCCCGGCGTGCCGCCTGTGCCGCCGGGAGAAGGTGAAGCTCTTCTTGAAGGGCCCGAAGTGCGAGAGCATGGCGTGCCCCATCGAGCGCCGTCCCTACCCACCGGGCGAGCACGGACGCGACCGCTCGCGCCAGGGCTCGGAGTACCTCGCGCAGCTGCGCGAGAAGCAGAAGGCGCGCCGCATCTACGGCGTCGTCGAGCGCCAGTTCCGCAACCTCTACGGCGAGGCGAGCCGCCAGAGCGGCATCACCGGCGAGAACCTGCTGCGGATGCTCGAGCTGCGCCTCGACAACCTCGCCTACCGAGCGCTGTGGGGGACGAGCCGTGCCCAGGCGCGTCAGCTCGTCAGCCACGGGCACGTGCGCGTGAACGGCAGGCGGGTCACCATCCCGAGCTACCGCGTCCGGCTGGGCGACGTCGTCTCCCTCGCGCCGGGGCTGCGGGGCAACATCGTCGTCCGCCACAACCTCGACACGATCGACCGCCCCGTCCCCGGCTGGCTCGAGGTCGAGGAGGACGGCTTCGCCGTGCGCGTGCGCGCGCTCCCCGAGCGCGAGCAGATCGACACGCAGGTGCGCGAGCAGCTCATCGTCGAGCTCTACTCGAAGTAGCGGAAGGACAGGAGCGAGCGAACGATGCTCATCATCCAGCGGCCCACCGTCGAGGCGGTCGGGGAGGAGGAGGGCAACCGCCAGCGCTTCTCCATCGGTCCGCTCGACCCCGGCTTCGGCCACACCCTCGGCAACTCGCTGCGGCGGACCCTGCTCTCGTCGATCCCGGGGGCGGCCGTCACCCAGGTGCGCTTCGACGACGCCCTCCACGAGTTCACCTACCTGCAGGGGGTGAAGGAGGACGTCTCCGACATCATCTTGAACCTGAAGGACCTCGTCCTGCGCGTCGAGTCGGACGAGCCGGTGACGCTGCGCGTCGACGTCCGAGGCCCGGCCGAGGTCACCGGTGCCGACCTGCAGGCCACCGCCGAGGTCGAGATCTTGAACCCGGACCTGCACCTCGCGACGGTGAACGCGAAGGGCCGCCTCGCCATGGACGTGACCGTCGAGCGGGGCAAGGGCTACGTCTCGGCGGAGCGCAACAAGCGGTCCTCGGCGATCGGGGTCATCCCGGTCGACGCCATCTTCTCGCCGGTGCGACGGGTCGCCTTCAGCGTCGAGCCGACCCGCGTCGAGCAGTCGACGGACTACGACCGCCTCGTCCTCGACGTCGAGACGGACGGCTCGATCTCGCCGCGCGCCGCGCTCGCCTCGGCGGGCCAGACGCTGCGGGCGCTCGTCGGCCTCGTCGCCGAGCTCTCCGAGGAGGCCGAGGGGCTCGAGCTCGGCGACGCCGCCACGGCGACGAGCGGCTCGCCCGACCTCGACCTGCCCATCGAGGACCTCGACCTGTCCGAGCGGCCGCGCAACTGCCTGAAGCGGGCCCAGATCAACACGATCGGCGAGCTCGTCCAGCGCACCTACGCTGACCTGCTCGCGATCACGAACTTCGGGCAGAAGTCCCTCGACGAGGTGATCCAGCGCCTCGACGAGCGCGGCCTGTCGCTCGCCGGCGAGGGCTTCTGATGCCGGCTGCCCCGAAGAAGGGCCGCCGCCTCGGGGGCGACGCGGCCCACCAGAAGGCGATGCTCGCCAACCTCGCGGCCTCGCTGTTCGCCGCGGAGGCGATCGTCACGACCGAGGCGAAGGCGAAGGCGCTGCGGCCGGTCGCGGAGAAGCTCATCACGAAGGCGCGCGCCGGCGGCGTGCACAACCACCGCCAGGTCGTCGCCTTCCTGCGCGACAAGGACATGGCCCACAAGCTCTTCGCCGAGATCGGCCCACGCTACGCGGACCGCCCCGGCGGCTACCTGCGCATCCTGAAGCTCGGGCCGCGCCCGGGCGACAACGCCCCGATGGCGCGCGTCGAGCTCGTGGGTTGACGCCGCCGGCGGGCACCGTCGGCGAGGCGAGCGACGAAGCGGCCCCGGGCGGGCCGCTTCGTCGCGTCGTGCTCGGCCTCGCCTACGACGGCACCTGCTTCCGCGGCTTCGCCCCGCAAGCCGGCGAGCGCACCGTCGCCGGCGCGCTCGGCGCCGCGCTCGAGGTTGCGCTCGGCGAGCCCGTCGAGCTCACCTGCGCGGGGCGCACCGACGCCGGGGTGCACGCCCTGGCCCAGGTCGTCCACCTCGACGCGCCCGCCGATCGCCTCTCGAGGCGCCTTCGCGCGCCGAGCCTCGAGCCCGGGGCGCCGCTCGAGCGCCTGCAGCGCTCGCTCAACCGGCAGCTCGCGGGCGAGGTCGTCGTCTGGCGGGCGGAGCTCGCGCGGCCCGGCTTCGACGCCCGGCGCTCGGCGCTGTCCCGCCGCTACCGCTACCTCGTCGATGCGCGCCCCCGACCCGACCCGCTGCGCCGGCGAGACACCTGGCAGGTCGGCGCCGCCCTCGACCTCGCCGCGATGCGCCTCGGGGCGGACCCGCTCATCGGCGAGCACGACTTCTCCGCGTTCTGCCGGCGAGGGCGCACGGCCGCCGGCCCGCTCGTGCGCCGGGTGCTCGACGCGAGCTGGACGGTGCTCGCCGACGGCCGGTGGGCCTTCGAGGTCGAGGCGCAGGCGTTCTGCCAGCAGATGGTGCGTGCCGTCGTGGGGATGCTCGTCGCCATCGGTCGGGGTCGCGCGCGCCCGAGCGACGTCGTGGCCCGGCTGCGCAGCGGTCGGCGCGAGGGCGCGCCACCGGTCGCCCCGCCGCACGGCCTCGCGCTCGTCGCCGTCCGCTACCCCGCCGAGCTCGGTGGGACCTTCTGCTGAGGAACCGCCGTTTGCAGCGGGCGGTGGCGTCGCCTAGCCTGGTGGCGCCGCAGGCCGGCGCGCGCTCGGCGAGCGCTGGCGCGGCGCTCGCCGCGACCTCGCGACCAAAGGACCACGCAGTGCGCACCTACTCCCCGAAGCCCGCCGACGTCGTGCGGGCCTGGCACGTCGTCGACGCGGACGGCGCCGTCCTCGGCCGGCTGGCGAGCGAGGTGGCACGGGTGCTGCGCGGGAAGCACAAGGCGATCTTCGCCCCGCACCTCGACGCCGGCGACCACGTCGTCGTCGTCAACGCGGCGAAGGTGGTGCTGAGCGCCGGCAAGGCGGCCGACAAGCGCGCGTGGCGTCACAGCGGCTACCCCGGTGGCCTGCGCTCGACCACCTACGCCGAGCTCCTCGCGACCCGTCCCGAGGAGGTCGTGCGGCGCGCCGTGCGCGGCATGCTGCCGAAGAACGCCCTCGGGCGCCGGCTGCTCGGGCGGCTGAAGGTGTACGCCGGGCCGCTGCACCCGCACGCGGCCCAGGCCCCGGTGCCGCTCGTGCTGGCGGGTGTCCGCCGGGCGAGCTAGCGAGAGCTCGAGGAGGGACGTGCCCACCCCGCTCACCCAGTCGACCGGTCGACGGAAGGCGGCCGTCGCGCGCGTCCGGCTGCGCGCTGGCACGGGCAGCGTCACCGTCAACCGCCGCCCGCTCGAGGAGTACTTCCCCTCGGCGACCCTCCGCCAGCACGCCACCGAGGCGCTGCGCGTGAGCGGTCGGGCCGGCGGCTACGACGTCGAGGCGACGATCGACGGCGGCGGCGTCTCGGGGCAGGCCGGGGCGCTGCGCCTCGGGATCGCGCGCGGCCTCGCCGCGCTCGAGCCGGAGCTGCGCGCCACGCTGAAGCGCGCCGGCCTGCTCACACGGGACGCCCGCGAGAAGGAGAGCAAGAAGTACGGGCTGAAGAAGGCGCGCAAGGCACCGCAGTACTCCAAGCGCTGAGCCGCCCGTGACCCTGCGGTTCGGCACCGACGGCATCCGCGGGGTCGCCAACGTCGAGCTGACCCCCGAGCTCGCGCTCGCCGTCGGGCGCGCCGCGGCCCGCCGGCTCGCGGGCGACGCCTTCCTCGTCGGGTCCGACACCCGCCGCTCGAGCCCGATGCTCAAGGCCGCCCTCGCCGCGGGCCTCGCGGCCGAGGGGCGCCGCGTCGTCGACGTCGACGTGCTCCCGACGCCCGGGCTGGCCTTCCTCGCGGCCTCGCGTGCCGTGCCGGCCGCGATGGTGTCGGCTTCCCACAACCCCTTCGACGACAACGGGATCAAGCTCCTCTCGTCGGCGGGCACGAAGCTCCCCGACGCCGAGGAGCGCGACGTCGAGGAGGAGCTCGAGGCGATCATGGCGGGCGAGCGCCGGCCAGCCGAGCCCGTGCTCGGCGCACGCGTCGGCTCGATCGCCGCCGACGGCAGGGGGCTCGAGGAGTACGCGGCGCACCTCGCCGGCTCCGTCGACCTCCGGCGCG encodes:
- the rpmJ gene encoding 50S ribosomal protein L36 → MKVRPSVKPMCEKCKVIRRHGRVMVICDNPRHKQRQG
- the rpsM gene encoding 30S ribosomal protein S13 gives rise to the protein MARIAGVDIPREKRLEIALTYIYGIGLSTAQQICAATGISLDTRVRDLTDEEVATLRTYIDQHLKVEGDLRRDVAQDIKRKMEIGSYQGLRHRRGLPVRGQRTHTNARTRKGPKKTVAGKKKVRK
- the rpsK gene encoding 30S ribosomal protein S11 — its product is MAKTTKPGGRRPRRRERKNVAHGVAHIKSSFNNTIVSITDHEGNVIAWASAGNVGFKGSRKSTPFAAQMAAEQCARRAMEHGVRRVDVLVRGPGSGRETAVRSLAATGIEVTGIKDVTPIPHNGCRPKKRRRV
- the rpsD gene encoding 30S ribosomal protein S4, which codes for MARYTGPACRLCRREKVKLFLKGPKCESMACPIERRPYPPGEHGRDRSRQGSEYLAQLREKQKARRIYGVVERQFRNLYGEASRQSGITGENLLRMLELRLDNLAYRALWGTSRAQARQLVSHGHVRVNGRRVTIPSYRVRLGDVVSLAPGLRGNIVVRHNLDTIDRPVPGWLEVEEDGFAVRVRALPEREQIDTQVREQLIVELYSK
- a CDS encoding DNA-directed RNA polymerase subunit alpha, encoding MLIIQRPTVEAVGEEEGNRQRFSIGPLDPGFGHTLGNSLRRTLLSSIPGAAVTQVRFDDALHEFTYLQGVKEDVSDIILNLKDLVLRVESDEPVTLRVDVRGPAEVTGADLQATAEVEILNPDLHLATVNAKGRLAMDVTVERGKGYVSAERNKRSSAIGVIPVDAIFSPVRRVAFSVEPTRVEQSTDYDRLVLDVETDGSISPRAALASAGQTLRALVGLVAELSEEAEGLELGDAATATSGSPDLDLPIEDLDLSERPRNCLKRAQINTIGELVQRTYADLLAITNFGQKSLDEVIQRLDERGLSLAGEGF
- the rplQ gene encoding 50S ribosomal protein L17 codes for the protein MPAAPKKGRRLGGDAAHQKAMLANLAASLFAAEAIVTTEAKAKALRPVAEKLITKARAGGVHNHRQVVAFLRDKDMAHKLFAEIGPRYADRPGGYLRILKLGPRPGDNAPMARVELVG
- the truA gene encoding tRNA pseudouridine(38-40) synthase TruA, whose protein sequence is MTPPAGTVGEASDEAAPGGPLRRVVLGLAYDGTCFRGFAPQAGERTVAGALGAALEVALGEPVELTCAGRTDAGVHALAQVVHLDAPADRLSRRLRAPSLEPGAPLERLQRSLNRQLAGEVVVWRAELARPGFDARRSALSRRYRYLVDARPRPDPLRRRDTWQVGAALDLAAMRLGADPLIGEHDFSAFCRRGRTAAGPLVRRVLDASWTVLADGRWAFEVEAQAFCQQMVRAVVGMLVAIGRGRARPSDVVARLRSGRREGAPPVAPPHGLALVAVRYPAELGGTFC
- the rplM gene encoding 50S ribosomal protein L13 translates to MRTYSPKPADVVRAWHVVDADGAVLGRLASEVARVLRGKHKAIFAPHLDAGDHVVVVNAAKVVLSAGKAADKRAWRHSGYPGGLRSTTYAELLATRPEEVVRRAVRGMLPKNALGRRLLGRLKVYAGPLHPHAAQAPVPLVLAGVRRAS
- the rpsI gene encoding 30S ribosomal protein S9, which codes for MPTPLTQSTGRRKAAVARVRLRAGTGSVTVNRRPLEEYFPSATLRQHATEALRVSGRAGGYDVEATIDGGGVSGQAGALRLGIARGLAALEPELRATLKRAGLLTRDAREKESKKYGLKKARKAPQYSKR